CGAGTAGTTTCACCTGCAACGTGTCTCAAGCAAACGGCCGGGGAGCAATCCCCGGCCGTTTTGTTTTGCGTGGAGTGCGGTGGAGACGAATTTATTTCGCTTGGACAGTGAACTAAAGCATTTCAAGGGTTACCGAAGAGCGGCTTTGAGCCCCGGCAGGGGCGACGAGAAAGTAGCCCACGGCGTGAGCCGTGGGTAACTGACGGGAACAAGAGGCGAGCCCCGGTAGGGGCGAAAGAGCTTCGGCTCCCTCTCTTTCGCCCCTGCCGGGGCTGCTCTTCCTTTTAGGTTTCCTAACCCACGGCTCGCGCCGTGGGCTACTTTCTTTCGTCCCTGACGGGACTCCAAACACAATCCGTTCCGCTACCCCAACTGTAAAAATGAACTAGCGTGCCGGCCAATGCCATGCCGGCTTCTCCGCCAAGTGGTCGTGTCCAGCGAGGTGTGTTTCACTCAATTGTTTTTCAAGGCGAATCGAGCGGCACTCTTTCAGCTGATTGAGATTCGAGATCAACCCATCCGCGTGTGAGACCACTGCGACCTGGGTGCGTTTTGCTGTCTGGGTGATCAGGCGAGCAAGAGGTGGAAGCAGATCGGGGTGCAAGCTGGTCTCCGGCTCGTTCAGCACGAGCAAGGCTGGCGGCCGTGGCGTGAGCAGCGCCGCAATCCATAGCAGATAGCGCAGCGTGCCGTCGGAAAGCTCTCCCGCGGTGAGTGGGCGCAGCAGGCCGTGCTGGCGCATCTTCAGGATGAACCGCCCGCCGATATCCTCGACTTCAAGACTGCTGCGCGGGAACGCGTCGTGGACCGCCGAGTTAAGCTCGGCGCCATCGCCAATCTCACGGATGGTCTGAATGGCCGCCGCAAGATCGTGCCCGTCGTCGCTGAGCACGGGTGTGTGTGTGCCCACTTGTGGTGCTCGGGCGGAGGCTAGCGGGTCGCTGCGGAAATGGTCGTAGAATCGCCAGCCGCGAATGGCGTCGCGCAAGACCAATATCTCCGGGGTGCGGCGCGGATCGGCAATACACGTCATCATGCCTTCGAAGCCTGCCAGGTGGTTCGCCACAACTTCCCACTCGCCGGATTCTCTGCGCGTGCGCACCACCGAACGGTTTCGGTCCACTAACAATGTGGATGGCCGCAGATGCGGGCCATGCCAGATGCACTCACGTTTAATCTCTGGGTCGAGAGAGAACATGGAAGCCTTGCGTGGCGAATAACCCATGCCGGGGGTAGGCAACC
This sequence is a window from Acidobacteriota bacterium. Protein-coding genes within it:
- a CDS encoding ATP-binding protein, which encodes MLTTLAVANYRSLRNLVVPLGRLNLITGANGTGKSSLYRALQLLATTAQGGVIPWLANEGGLSSTLWAGPEKFSREMVRGSAPIQGSPRMEPVSLRLGFSSDEYGYAIDFGLPTPGMGYSPRKASMFSLDPEIKRECIWHGPHLRPSTLLVDRNRSVVRTRRESGEWEVVANHLAGFEGMMTCIADPRRTPEILVLRDAIRGWRFYDHFRSDPLASARAPQVGTHTPVLSDDGHDLAAAIQTIREIGDGAELNSAVHDAFPRSSLEVEDIGGRFILKMRQHGLLRPLTAGELSDGTLRYLLWIAALLTPRPPALLVLNEPETSLHPDLLPPLARLITQTAKRTQVAVVSHADGLISNLNQLKECRSIRLEKQLSETHLAGHDHLAEKPAWHWPAR